In a single window of the Solea solea chromosome 14, fSolSol10.1, whole genome shotgun sequence genome:
- the LOC131473011 gene encoding clumping factor A-like, with amino-acid sequence MPPITGVPRLIKASEPQKHSSRKCLSCSIHNDNDDDDNDNYSEDNSGGEDNTEDDSGGEDNIEDDSDDNYSEDNSGDEDNTEDDSGGEDNTEDDSDDNYSEDNSGGEDNTEDDSDDNYSEDNSGGEDNTEDDSDDNYSEDNSGGEDNTEDDSDDNYSEDDSGDEDNTEDDSGGDDYTEDDSDDNYSEDNSGDEDNTEDDSGGEDNTEDDSGGDDYTEDDSGGEDNTEDDSDDKTKDNSGDDDYSNYDSDEDDNDSDEDDSDNDDYTEDDSNEDDYTEDDSDDEDNTEDDSNDDDYTEDDSNDDDYTKDDSDDDDYTEDDSNDDDYTEDDSDDDDYTEDDSDDNYSEDEDDSDDDYSDYDSGKDDNIEDSNIDDNDDEDDSDNNSEDDSVEDDNDSDEDDSDNDDNDDNSDNDNRDNSDGDDDDSDDNSGALVVKHQQEALERK; translated from the exons ATGCCACCCATTACTGGTGTGCCGCGGCTAATCAAAGCTTCAGA gccacagaaacacagcagcaggaagtgtTTGAGCTGTAGCATCCACAAcgacaacgacgacgacgacaacgacaacTACAGCGAGGACAACAGCGGCGGCGAAGACAACACCGAGGACGACAGCGGCGGCGAAGACAACATCGAGGACGACAGCGACGACAACTACAGCGAGGACAACAGCGGCGACGAAGACAACACCGAGGATGACAGCGGCGGCGAAGACAACACCGAGGATGACAGCGACGACAACTACAGCGAGGACAACAGCGGCGGCGAAGACAACACCGAGGACGACAGCGACGACAACTACAGCGAGGACAACAGCGGCGGCGAAGACAACACCGAGGACGACAGCGACGACAACTACAGCGAGGACAACAGCGGCGGCGAAGACAACACCGAGGACGACAGCGACGACAACTACAGCGAGGACGACAGCGGCGACGAAGACAACACCGAGGATGACAGCGGCGGCGATGACTACACCGAGGACGACAGCGACGACAACTACAGCGAGGACAACAGCGGCGACGAAGACAACACCGAGGATGACAGCGGCGGCGAAGACAACACCGAGGATGACAGCGGCGGCGACGACTACACCGAGGATGACAGCGGCGGCGAAGACAACACCGAGGACGACAGCGACGACAAAACCAAGGACAACAGTGGCGACGACGACTACAGCAACTACGACAGCGACGAGGATGACAACGACAGCGACGAGGATGACAGCGACAACGACGACTACACCGAGGACGACAGCAACGAGGACGACTACACCGAGGACGACAGCGACGACGAAGACAACACCGAGGACGACAGCAACGACGACGACTACACCGAGGACGACAGCAACGACGACGACTACACCAAGGACGACAGCGACGACGACGACTACACCGAGGACGACAGCAACGACGACGACTACACCGAGGACGACAGCGACGACGACGACTACACCGAGGACGACAGCGACGACAACTACagcgaggacgaggacgacAGTGACGACGACTACAGCGACTACGACAGCGGCAAAGACGACAACATCGAGGACAGCAACATTGATGACAACGATGACGAGGACGACAGTGACAACAACAGCGAGGACGACAGCGTCGAGGATGACAACGACAGCGACGAGGATGACAGCgacaacgacgacaacgacgacaacagcGACAACGACAACAGGGACAACAGCGACGGCGACGACGACGACAGCGACGACAACAGTGGCGCACTTGTCGTAAAGCATCAGCAGGAAGCTCTGGAGAGGAAGTGA